From a single Rutidosis leptorrhynchoides isolate AG116_Rl617_1_P2 chromosome 5, CSIRO_AGI_Rlap_v1, whole genome shotgun sequence genomic region:
- the LOC139848421 gene encoding uncharacterized mitochondrial protein AtMg00860-like: MDPQKIESVLHWPTPTTIKGVRGFLGLTEYYRKFIKDYGKIARPLTELTKKDNFGWNPQGQAAFDALKQQVILAPVLALPDFNLPFEIECDASGRGIGAVLMQSKIPIAYFSKSLSDTNLSKSAYEKEIMALALSI; encoded by the coding sequence ATGGATCCTCAAAAAATCGAATCCGTATTGCACTGGCCTACCCCTACCACGATTAAGGGTGTACGTGGTTTTTTGGGTCTCACCGAATATTACAGGAAGTTTATTAAGGACTACGGGAAAATTGCCCGACCTCTTACTGAGTTGACAAAAAAAGATAATTTCGGATGGAATCCACAGGGCCAAGCTGCCTTTGACGCCTTAAAACAACAGGTTATCTTAGCCCCAGTTTTGGCACTTCCAGATTTTAATTTGCCATTTGAAATTGAGTGTGATGCTTCGGGCCGTGGCATTGGTGCTGTTCTGATGCAATCCAAAATACCAATCGCTTACTTCAGTAAATCACTATCAGATACCAACCTATCCAAGTCGGCTTATGAAAAAGAAATAATGGCCTTAGCCCTCTCGATCTAA